From a single Calothrix sp. NIES-2098 genomic region:
- the menA gene encoding 1,4-dihydroxy-2-naphthoate octaprenyltransferase, giving the protein MMNTQIKALSLPLFLLIRIYQSLLKEVALMWQFIRRDYSSGLLPGLLFLIAAWKVNLLPLNGLPLQIGRGIIYFWLYILSFCIANQMVGIEEDKINKPNRPLVTGVVSVHGAFVRWVLSMILFSLVGWWFGVLEWALLWQVCIIMNNFGSWDKHWITKNIIMGVGTVAQLAAAYQLVAPLSSVAWRWILMLGGVWLTISAVQDLRDIEGDRAIGRNTLPIAFGETASRAILSLGFALLPFATHLLLMMPIATTVEVLLYDIGLAVLSLIVAVRIVFYRSSQADHRTYMLFTYWFCLTLASAIFIW; this is encoded by the coding sequence ATGATGAATACACAAATAAAAGCCTTAAGTTTACCGCTATTTCTGCTAATACGCATTTATCAAAGTTTGCTGAAAGAAGTAGCTCTAATGTGGCAATTCATACGGCGTGATTACTCAAGCGGCTTACTACCTGGATTACTATTTTTAATAGCTGCTTGGAAAGTAAACTTATTGCCTTTAAATGGATTACCTTTGCAAATAGGCCGCGGCATTATTTATTTTTGGTTGTACATTTTGTCATTTTGTATTGCCAACCAAATGGTTGGCATAGAAGAGGATAAAATTAATAAACCCAATCGCCCTCTTGTTACAGGCGTTGTCTCTGTTCATGGAGCTTTTGTCAGATGGGTTTTAAGCATGATTTTATTTTCGCTTGTAGGATGGTGGTTTGGGGTTTTAGAGTGGGCACTACTCTGGCAAGTCTGCATTATTATGAATAACTTTGGCAGCTGGGACAAGCACTGGATTACCAAAAACATCATTATGGGAGTTGGCACAGTTGCTCAACTTGCGGCAGCTTATCAATTAGTAGCACCTTTGTCTTCTGTTGCATGGCGTTGGATTTTAATGTTGGGTGGTGTATGGCTAACTATATCAGCTGTTCAGGATTTGCGAGATATTGAAGGCGATCGCGCTATTGGTAGAAACACATTGCCAATTGCTTTTGGAGAAACTGCAAGTCGAGCCATACTGAGTTTAGGTTTTGCATTATTACCATTCGCAACTCATTTATTATTAATGATGCCGATAGCAACAACAGTAGAAGTATTACTTTACGATATAGGTCTTGCCGTTTTGAGTTTGATAGTTGCAGTACGGATTGTATTTTATCGTTCTTCACAAGCAGATCATCGTACTTATATGCTGTTTACTTACTGGTTTTGCCTAACTCTAGCTAGTGCGATCTTTATTTGGTAA
- a CDS encoding aminotransferase class I and II, translating into MESLTSRMQAVQSPIIPVVGELIQNTPGTISLGQGVVSYSPPPQAVEFLAKFLAEPTNNLYKAVEGIPPLVAALAAKLEAFNGIEINKENCIVVTAGSNMGFMNAILAITSPGDEIILNKPYYFNHEMAITMAGCRPVLVETDENYQLRPEAIAQAITPKTRAIVTISPNNPTGVVYSEAALREVNQLCGTRSIYHISDEAYEYFTYNGVKHISPAAFAGSSDYTISLYSLSKAYGFASWRIGYMVIPQHLLVAVKKVQDTILICAPVISQYAALGALQAKDEYFKENIGAIAKVRKLVLESLNRLQGLCTITPADGAFYFFIKVHTQINAFELVKRLIKEHQVAVIPGTTFGMEDRCYLRVAYGALQQETAKAGIERLVQGLQKILGN; encoded by the coding sequence ATGGAATCCCTAACATCACGTATGCAGGCGGTACAATCGCCAATCATTCCCGTGGTTGGGGAACTGATTCAAAACACTCCTGGAACCATTTCTTTAGGACAAGGTGTGGTTTCTTACAGTCCACCACCCCAAGCAGTAGAGTTTTTAGCTAAGTTTTTGGCTGAACCAACGAATAATTTATATAAAGCAGTTGAAGGAATTCCACCATTAGTAGCAGCATTAGCTGCCAAGTTAGAAGCTTTTAATGGTATTGAAATTAACAAAGAAAACTGCATAGTTGTCACGGCTGGAAGCAACATGGGTTTTATGAATGCCATTCTGGCAATTACCAGCCCAGGCGATGAAATTATTTTGAATAAGCCCTACTATTTCAATCATGAAATGGCCATTACAATGGCGGGTTGTCGTCCAGTATTAGTAGAGACGGATGAAAATTACCAACTGCGTCCAGAAGCGATCGCCCAAGCAATTACGCCAAAAACACGTGCTATAGTTACAATTTCTCCGAATAATCCTACAGGAGTGGTGTATTCAGAAGCGGCATTAAGGGAAGTTAATCAATTATGTGGCACTCGCAGCATTTATCATATTAGCGATGAAGCCTATGAATACTTTACCTATAACGGAGTAAAACACATTTCTCCTGCGGCTTTTGCTGGTAGTAGCGACTACACCATTTCCCTATACAGCCTGTCTAAAGCCTATGGTTTTGCTAGCTGGCGTATAGGTTACATGGTGATTCCGCAACACCTGCTAGTTGCTGTCAAAAAAGTTCAAGATACAATTTTGATTTGTGCGCCAGTTATTTCTCAATATGCAGCTTTGGGAGCATTGCAAGCAAAAGATGAATATTTTAAAGAAAATATTGGTGCGATCGCCAAAGTGCGAAAATTAGTACTGGAATCTCTCAATCGTTTACAAGGCTTGTGTACTATTACTCCTGCTGATGGTGCTTTCTACTTTTTTATCAAAGTTCATACCCAAATCAATGCTTTTGAGTTAGTTAAAAGATTAATCAAGGAACATCAAGTAGCAGTTATTCCCGGTACAACCTTTGGCATGGAAGATAGATGTTATCTGCGTGTAGCTTACGGTGCGTTGCAGCAAGAAACAGCAAAAGCAGGTATAGAAAGATTAGTTCAAGGTTTGCAAAAAATATTAGGGAATTAG
- a CDS encoding microcompartment protein, protein MTLALGMIEVYGVPAAVEAGDAMCKAARVTLVGYENTDLGRITVLIRGEVGEVNVAVAVGLEAVGRVNGGEVLSHHIIPRPHENLEYVLPIHRSVNVEQFSADIRFPPPLSA, encoded by the coding sequence ATGACACTGGCACTTGGCATGATTGAAGTTTATGGCGTTCCCGCAGCTGTGGAAGCGGGAGATGCTATGTGTAAAGCTGCCCGCGTCACTCTTGTAGGATATGAAAATACCGATCTGGGACGGATTACAGTGTTAATTCGGGGGGAAGTGGGAGAAGTAAATGTTGCGGTAGCTGTAGGATTAGAGGCGGTAGGACGAGTTAATGGTGGTGAAGTGCTTTCTCATCATATTATTCCGCGTCCCCACGAAAATCTAGAATATGTGTTACCGATTCATCGCAGTGTCAATGTTGAACAGTTCAGTGCCGATATCCGGTTTCCCCCGCCCCTATCAGCGTAA